A DNA window from Onthophagus taurus isolate NC chromosome 1, IU_Otau_3.0, whole genome shotgun sequence contains the following coding sequences:
- the LOC111428668 gene encoding CCR4-NOT transcription complex subunit 1 isoform X1: MNLDSLSFTLSQISYLVGSLTKKNSKQVVEELTKLVTLHGLEADRHLLQCLFSSVDFTETSSGKIVAPPTTPHSQLLLEQCSQLLNKPSLLSSICYITDKPINSQKTLKVGSQFFQQLCKCLRLTPVQEAIFALAFCHSSNSELVSYAQNRLRECIPDLVKSYVDTEGSSSQHAGGLHETTPEVLHLILSVVLKSPKDVGLSNDLHTTFLATLKKDFPKDIVPVVLAPLVYPEECEIGPEMSSEGPGLSGGMLDTSLSDIIREVGFGFTASVEECRNTFLKLGVRDITSAHVARILTVMCQQTSTIEDSINLQQPGSFNKSLEGRTWNIEVFIQTIKEVNPNFAWSSVISDLDHNGFMLKDRQGLITLFKALRLGLQNSGFHPDTFPVDKFYRVWVNYEGQFSLIQLILKNPDVFCFADYPSSSVAIDMLKTPPEQDSKELANWRSLNLIELLLHLSECNNLYHPVYELYKVPLTTIPDVLVLALIQVHGSVTMLRQELLTNLIPIFLGNHPNSAVILHHAWHTQTLNFKNIIMHSMAEWYTRGECDQTRLSRILDVAQDLKALSMLLNAQSTQSYPFIIDLACLASRREYLKLEKWIADKIREHGENFVFACIKFLHRRCPQLLTGKNDEPSLAKIPPLPTETLTTILMCLQSCAGSVSAECQEAIIQLATTCNMYLKARQQPTTLIRANRMDGPFNPTAMGPLYNPPTVDQLSGLGNTLANISLGGPANSTFNLQGGLGQLVPSPGSPSRILGAGPGPSNSPFPMLPLQHQGPVGTGASLVPNVTNLSSLNRLAPNPALDKPPRIPDQNVFPDMANVAKDIEDEANSYFQRIYNHPPHPTLSIDEVLEMLKRFQDSPIKRERDVFNCMLRNLFEEYRFFPQYPDKELYITAQLFGGIIERGLVTSYMALGLALRFVLDALRKTEGSKMYYFGIVALDRFKSRLKDYHKYCEHVRAIPHFNEFPPHLVEYVEFGLQSLEPPTKPTGSVLPASLATMLAPVSSNSSTQVYKSSSSSVITSKTSTTTTPLGTRPSIANATNIDTLLVATEKEEKITSPPESLQDKTAFIFNNLSQLNLQTKCDEVRDIVTEEYWPWISQYLVMKRASIELNFHGLYSNFLDCLKMPEVNRMVTKETYRNIKVLLRADKVIANFSDRSLLKNLGHWLGMLTLARNKPILQNDLDLKSLLVEAYHKGQQELLYVVPFVAKILESCAKSKVFKPPNPWTMAIMNVLAELHQEPELKLNLKFEIEVLCKNLDIEVSQLKPSDYLKDAERLRKIEYQLSQPLKKDSSQVAVSQLNIATTSLNEPELAPVPGQTASSPPAMQNNSTTPTSSVAAPEPRFSYMDIQLAGSTALQNHLTINPTILLFQSQPQLKQLVRPAVERAVNEWVLPVAERAIKIALQTCEHIIRKDFALDFEENRMRVAAHYMVRNLTAGMAMITCRDQLLASINAQMKGSLQSAMVGATTQQKEMIDQAATMIAQDNMELGCAVIQKTAIEKAIPEIDKRLMSEFELRKIARQEGRRYCDAIALTYQAERMPEQIRLKVGGVTPQQMAVYEEFARNIPGFLPMSERETALFMAKPIVAMEPQGHPATPFQVAQSGAIASDDLTALFEKHAMDVEQFIHAISGATSLQAMATNLHLLRDFLVNAMRNREVNCAAAIVQKCVEALQENLVPTEAEPVMIRLKEIIIRILKSLQDPRAFGQQWTNKQVTKCLSEFRDEMRFNELAAEALIRSGLVNIAAFDGALAQLLDTNGSYRALNMAILLLQNLFMDDRPTPLVSENDFYHTIEILMKINNHARQPSESLANIIDMLRHNQDQIFMSERSPGGPTSHIHNGILQVRATHFEDPPGFVERIDYLIREWINVYNSQPTSRDSTKPFSMFVHQMNIHGMLKTDDLITRFFRLSTQLCVDLVYRYMTDQTTTGNHLRVKCYNTLDAYIRLVALLVKHSGDSSNTTPKIHLLNKVLGIVAGCLLQDHEQRGVEFQQLPYHRMFIMLFLELNNPEPVLETINYHVLTAFCHTLHILRPSKAAGFCYAWLELVSHRIFMGRMLAATPQQKGWAMYAQLLVDLFKYLAPFLRNAELAKPVTMLYKGTLRVLLVLLHDFPEFLCDYHYGFCDVIPPNCIQMRNLILSAFPRNMRLPDPFTPNLKVDILQEITYGPRVLGNFSSTITPPSFKKDLDNYLKSRAPVTFLSELRSNLQVSQEPGMRYNIPLMNALVLYVGTQAIAHIRGKNLTPNMSTIAHSAHMDIFQNLAVDLDTEGRYLFLNSIANQLRYPNSHTHYFSCTLLYLFAEANTEAIQEQITRVLLERLIVNRPHPWGLLITFIELIKNPTYKFWSHEFVHCASEIEKLFESVARSCFVQKTPVQAEGDLQE, translated from the exons CTACACTTAATCCTCTCAGTGGTGCTTAAATCTCCAAAAGACGTTGGTCTTAGCAACGATCTTCATACTACCTTCTTAGCGACATTGAAAAAAGACTTTCCGAAAGATATAGTTCCGGTCGTTTTAGCGCCGCTCGTGTATCCGGAGGAGTGCGAAATCGGCCCCGAGATGAGCTCGGAGGGCCCCGGTTTATCCGGGGGTATGTTGGACACGTCCCTATCGGACATTATACGGGAGGTCGGGTTCGGATTTACGGCCAGCGTCGAGGAGTGTCGCAATACGTTCTTGAAATTGGGTGTGCGCGATATCACGTCTGCTCACGTGGCTCGAATTCTGACGGTAATGTGCCAACAAACCAGCACCATAGAGGATTCTATTAATTTACAGCAACCGGGTTCGTTTAATAAATCTTTGGAAGGACGAACATGGAACATTGAGGTGTTTATACAGACAATTAAAGAGGTGAATCCGAATTTTGCCTGGAGTAGCGTGATTAGTGATTTAGACCATAACGGTTTTATGCTAAAAGACCGGCAAGGATTAATTACATTGTTCAAGGCTCTGCGATTAGGACTTCAAAATAGTGGGTTTCATCCAGACACGTTCCCTGTTGATAAATTTTACCGTGTATGGGTTAATTACGAAGGACAATTCAGTTTGATTCAATTGATATTGAAAAATCCCGATGTGTTCTGCTTCGCTGATTATCCAAGTTCATCAGTTGCTATTGATATGCTAAAAACACCACCTGAACAAGACAGCAAAGAATTAGCAAATTGGAGATCGTTAAATTTGATTGAGTTACTGTTACATTTATCAGAATGCAACAATCTTTATCATCCCGTTTACGAGTTGTATAAAGTGCCATTAACAACTATTCCCGACGTGTTGGTTCTTGCACTTATACAAGTCCACGGTTCTGTAACGATGCTCCGACAGGAActtttaacgaatttaatacCGATTTTTCTTGGTAATCATCCAAACTCGGCCGTCATTTTACATCATGCCTGGCACACGCAAACGTTGAACTTCAAAAACATCATCATGCATTCGATGGCTGAATGGTATACAAGGGGTGAATGTGATCAAACTCGATTATCCAGAATTCTAGATGTAGCCCAAGATTTAAAAGCGCTTTCCATGCTGTTAAATGCTCAATCAACACAATCTTATCCTTTTATTATCGACTTGGCCTGTTTGGCTTCGAGAAGAGAATAtcttaaattagaaaaatggATTGCTGATAAGATCCGAGAACATGGTGAAAACTTTGTTTTTgcttgtataaaatttttacatagGAGGTGTCCTCAATTATTAACTG GTAAAAATGACGAACCTTCTTTAGCAAAGATACCTCCACTTCCAACAGAAACCCTGACCACGATTCTGATGTGCCTGCAATCTTGCGCCGGAAGTGTTAGCGCCGAATGTCAAGAAGCAATCATCCAACTAGCAACAACTTGCAACATGTACTTAAAAGCGCGTCAACAACCAACGACTTTAATTCGAGCGAATCGTATGGACGGACCATTCAATCCAACAGCAATGGGACCTCTTTATAATCCTCCAACAGTCGATCAACTTTCCGGTCTCGGAAACACACTCGCCAACATCAGCTTAGGCGGTCCAGCGAACTCAACGTTCAACTTACAAGGCGGATTGGGGCAGCTCGTTCCGTCGCCGGGATCTCCTTCGCGTATTTTAGGTGCTGGACCGGGACCTTCAAACAGTCCGTTTCCAATGTTACCCTTACAACATCAAGGACCGGTCGGAACGGGGGCTTCCCTCGTTCCGAACGTTACAAATTTAAGTAGTCTGAATAGATTGGCGCCGAATCCAGCTTTGGATAAACCGCCGAGGATTCCCGACCAGAACGTCTTCCCCGATATGGCCAACGTTGCGAAGGACATAGAGGACGAAGCAAACAGTTACTTTCAGAGGATATACAATCATCCGCCGCATCCAACTTTATCGATTGATGAAGTTTTGGAAATGCTTAAGAGATTTCAAGATTCACCAATTAAACGGGAAAGAGAC GTATTTAATTGTATGTTGAGAAATTTGTTTGAAGAATACAGATTTTTTCCACAATACCCAGACAAGGAACTATATATCACAGCACAACTTTTCGGTGGGATAATTGAAAGAGGTTTGGTAACATCTTATATGGCTTTAGGCTTAGCTCTCAGATTCGTTCTTGATGCTCTTCGGAAGACTGAGGGAtctaaaatgtattatttcgGGATAGTCGCTTTAGATCGCTTTAAGTCAAGACTGAAGGATTATCATAAATATTGCGAACACGTTCGAGCGATACCGCACTTTAATGAATTTCCACCACATTTGGTCGAGTACGTTGAATTTGGATTGCAAAGTCTGGAACCCCCAACAAAACCTACCGGTTCGGTTCTTCCTGCGAGTTTAGCTACAATGCTGGCTCCGGTTAGTAGTAATTCGAGTACTCAAGTGTACAAAAGTAGTTCATCTTCGgtaataacctcaaaaacgaGTACGACCACGACTCCGTTGGGTACAAGACCTTCGATTGCAAATGCGACGAACATTGATACTTTATTGGTTGCGACTGAGAAAGAGGAAAAGATCACGTCGCCACCGGAAAGTTTACAAGATAAAACagcgtttatttttaataacttgagtCAGTTGAATTTGCAAACGAAGTGTGATGAAGTAAGGGATATTGTAACGGAAGAGTATTGGCCATGGATTTCTCAGTATTTGGTTATGAAGAGGGCATCCATTGAACTCAATTTTCATGGGTTATATTCTAACTTTTTGGATTGCTTGAAGATGCCTGAAGTGAATAGAATGGTTACTAAAGAAACTTACCGTAACATCAAGGTTTTATTGAGGGCAGATAaggttattgcaaatttttcgGATCG atcattattgaaaaatttgggACACTGGTTAGGCATGTTAACCTTAGCAAGAAATAAGCCAATTCTTCAAAACGATcttgatttaaaatcgttattaGTTGAAGCTTATCACAAAGGTCAACAAGAGCTTCTTTATGTGGTTCCCTTCGTGGCGAAAATCCTAGAATCGTGTGCGAAAAGTAAAGTGTTTAAACCACCAAATCCATGGACCATGGCTATAATGAATGTATTGGCAGAATTGCATCAAGAGCCGGAGTTAAAGTTAAACCTGAAGTTTGAAATAGAGGTACTATGCAAAAACTTGGATATTGAAGTGTCTCAATTAAAACCTTCAGATTATCTTAAAGACGCCGAACGGTTGCGAAAGATTGAATATCAACTTTCGCAACCGCTTAAGAAAGACAGTTCGCAAGTAGCGGTTTCTCAATTGAATATTGCCACGACTAGTTTGAATGAACCAGAATTAGCTCCGGTTCCTGGTCAAACAGCTAGTTCACCACCTGCAATGCAGAATAACAGTACAACTCCCACTTCTTCCGTTGCCGCTCCAGAACCACGTTTCAGTTACATGGACATCCAATTAGCTGGAAGCACAGCGCTACAAAACCATCTTACGATAAATCCAACAATTCTTTTATTCCAAAGTCAACCACAATTAAAGCAATTGGTTCGACCAGCGGTAGAAAGAGCCGTAAATGAATGGGTACTTCCTGTAGCTGAAAGAGCAATTAAGATTGCTTTACAAACGTGCGAGCATATTATTAGAAAAGATTTCGCCTtggattttgaagaaaatcgaatGCGAGTGGCGGCTCATTATATGGTACGAAATTTAACAGCTGGAATGGCTATGATTACATGCCGAGATCAACTTTTAGCGTCGATAAATGCTCAAATGAAAGGAAGTTTACAAAGTGCAATGGTTGGAGCTACAACTCAACAAAAAGAGATGATTGATCAAGCCGCAACGATGATCGCCCAAGATAATATGGAACTCGGATGCGCTGTTATTCAAAAAACTGCAATAGAAAAAGCAATTCCTGAAATTGATAAAAGGTTAATGAGCGAATTTGAATTGAGAAAAATTGCTCGACAAGAAGGACGAAGATACTGTGATGCAATCGCTTTAACTTATCAAGCTGAAAGAATGCCCGAACAAATCCGATTGAAAGTCGGTGGTGTTACCCCGCAACAAATGGCTGTTTATGAAGAATTCGCGAGGAATATTCCTGGTTTCTTACCAATGTCTGAACGAGAAACTGCACTGTTTATGGCAAAACCCATCGTTGCCATGGAACCACAAGGTCATCCTGCTACCCCATTTCAAGTAGCACAATCTGGAGCGATCGCCTCGGATGATTTAACAGcactttttgaaaaacacGCAATGGATGTTGAACAATTTATTCACGCTATTAGTGGGGCTACATCGCTTCAAGCTATGGCTACAAATTTGCATTTATTAAGGGATTTTTTGGTCAATGCTATGCGTAATAGAGAGGTTAATTGTGCAGCAGCCATTGTACAAAag tgtgtAGAAGCTCTACAAGAAAACCTTGTACCAACAGAAGCAGAACCTGTTATGATTCGCTTAAAAGAGATTATAATTCGAATATTAAAATCTCTTCAAGATCCTCGAGCGTTTGGACAACAATGGACCAACAAACAAGTGACAAAGTGCCTCAGCGAATTTCGAGACGAAATGCGTTTTAACGAACTCGCAGCCGAAGCGTTAATAAGAAGCGGTTTGGTTAATATCGCGGCTTTCGACGGAGCTTTGGCTCAACTTTTGGATACAAACGGAAGTTATAGAGCACTTAATATGGCaatacttttattacaaaatttatttatggacGATAGACCGACGCCATTGGTTTCTGAAAACGATTTCTATCATACGATTgagattttaatgaaaattaacaaCCACGCTAGACAACCATCAGAAAGTTTAGCGAATATTATCGATATGCTTCGGCATAATCAAGATCAAATATTTATGAGTGAGAGGTCTCCTGGTGGACCTACTTCTCACATTCATAATGGAATTTTACAA gttAGGGCAACGCATTTTGAGGATCCACCTGGATTTGTAGAAAGAATTGATTAtttaattcgagaatggataaatgtttataattctCAACCGACAAGTAGAGATTCAACGAAACCTTTCAGTATGTTTGTTCATCAAATGAATATCCACGGAATGTTAAAAACCGATGATTTAATAACTAGATTCTTTAGACTATCAACACAATTATGTGTTGATTTAGTCTATAGATATATGACAGATCAAACCACTACAGGAAACCACCTTCGTGTTAAATGTTACAATACATTGGACGCATACATTAGACTAGTTGCGTTGTTGGTGAAACACTCCGGGGATTCGAGTAATACTACTCCAAAGATTCATCTGTTGAATAAAGTATTGGGAATTGTGGCGGGATGTTTGTTGCAAGATCACGAACAGCGAGGGGTCGAATTTCAACAGTTGCCTTACCATAGAATGTTTATAATGCTATTCTTGGAATTAAATAATCCAGAACCGGTGTTAGAAACAATTAACTATCATGTATTGACGGCTTTTTGTCATACTTTGCATATTTTGAGACCATCAAAAGCAGCCGGTTTCTGTTATGCTTGGCTTGAATTGGTATCGCACCGCATTTTTATGGGAAGAATGTTAGCAGCTACACCACAACAAAAAGGCTGGGCGATGTACGCTCAATTATTGGtggatttgtttaaatatttagcaCCGTTTTTGAGGAACGCAGAATTAGCCAAGCCAGTAACGATGCTTTATAAAGGAACATTAAGGGTTTTGTTGGTGTTGTTACACGATTTTCCCGAATTTTTATGCGATTATCATTACGGATTTTGCGatgtgataccgccaaattgTATACAAATGAGGAACTTAATTTTATCAGCCTTCCCGAGAAATATGCGTTTACCAGATCCCTTTACGCCAAATCTTAAAGTGGacattcttcaagaaataacTTACGGACCAAGGGTACTTGGAAATTTTTCTTCAACTATTACCCCACCATCTTTCAAGAAAGATCTCGATAATTACCTCAAATCCCGTGctcctgtaacatttttatctgaGCTACGAAGTAATTTACAAGTATCACAAGAACCAGGAATGCGCTATAATATTCCATTGATGAATGCTCTGGTGTTGTATGTCGGTACTCAAGCTATAGCTCACATACgtggaaagaatttaacaCCGAACATGTCGACGATTGCGCATAGTGCACACATGgatattttccaaaatttggCTGTTGATTTGGATACTGAAGGTCGATATCTCTTCCTTAATTCAATCGCCAATCAATTACGTTACCCAAACAGCCATACACATTATTTCTCTTGTacattattgtatttatttgcGGAGGCGAACACCGAAGCTATTCAAGAACAAATAACGAGGGTTTTATTAGAACGACTCATTGTTAATCGACCACATCCATGGGGATTACTTATTACGTTTAttgagttaattaaaaatccaACTTATAAATTTTGGTCGCATGAATTCGTTCATTGTGCTTCAGAAATTGAAAA attATTTGAATCTGTTGCTCGTTCATGTTTCGTCCAAAAAACTCCAGTACAAGCGGAAGGTGATCTACAAGAGTGA